A genomic window from Cyanobium sp. ATX 6F1 includes:
- a CDS encoding RpoD/SigA family RNA polymerase sigma factor, with the protein MGTPLRSTEKATPVRSSSTSDPVVEATDSATNAPAERKKSSRAAARPAGRLSADSIGWYLSTIGRVPLLTAAEEIELAHHVQAMKRLNELPAETLTPRQRHQIRMGTRARDRMMAANLRLVVSVAKKYQNQGLELLDLVQEGAIGLERAVDKFDPAMGYKFSTYAYWWIRQGMTRAIDNSARTIRLPIHVSEKLSKMRRITRELSHRFGRQPNRLELAHAMGIPPKELEDLIAQSAPCASLDAHARGEDDRSTLGELIADPASTEPMDSMDRSIQKEHLSAWLSQLNEREQKILKLRFGLEGAEPLTLAEIGRQINVSRERVRQLEAKAILKLRLMTNYQQAA; encoded by the coding sequence ATGGGGACACCTCTGCGATCCACGGAGAAGGCGACGCCTGTGCGTTCGTCTTCGACGTCAGATCCTGTTGTCGAAGCCACGGACAGCGCTACCAACGCACCGGCTGAACGCAAGAAATCTTCCCGTGCGGCCGCCCGCCCTGCGGGTCGCCTGAGTGCCGATTCCATCGGTTGGTATCTCAGCACCATCGGCCGGGTGCCGCTGCTCACCGCAGCGGAAGAGATCGAACTGGCCCATCACGTTCAGGCCATGAAGCGCCTGAACGAGCTGCCTGCCGAAACACTCACGCCCCGCCAGCGCCACCAGATCCGCATGGGCACCCGTGCCCGGGACCGCATGATGGCCGCCAACCTGCGGCTGGTGGTGAGTGTGGCCAAGAAGTACCAGAACCAGGGGCTCGAGCTCCTCGATTTGGTGCAAGAAGGGGCCATCGGCCTGGAGCGGGCCGTCGACAAGTTCGATCCCGCCATGGGGTACAAGTTCTCCACCTACGCCTACTGGTGGATCCGCCAAGGAATGACCCGGGCCATCGACAACAGCGCCCGCACGATTCGCCTGCCGATTCACGTCAGTGAAAAGCTTTCGAAGATGCGTCGCATCACCCGGGAACTCTCCCACCGCTTCGGCCGCCAACCCAACCGGCTGGAGCTGGCCCATGCCATGGGCATCCCCCCCAAGGAACTGGAGGATCTGATCGCCCAGAGCGCACCCTGCGCCTCCCTCGATGCCCACGCCCGCGGTGAGGACGACCGCAGCACCCTCGGGGAGCTGATCGCCGACCCGGCCAGCACCGAGCCCATGGATTCCATGGACCGCAGCATCCAGAAGGAGCACCTCAGTGCCTGGCTCTCCCAGCTCAACGAGCGGGAGCAGAAGATCCTCAAGCTGCGCTTCGGTCTGGAAGGGGCCGAACCGCTCACCCTTGCCGAGATCGGCCGCCAGATCAACGTCTCCCGCGAACGGGTGCGCCAACTGGAAGCCAAGGCGATCCTCAAGCTGCGCCTGATGACCAACTACCAACAGGCCGCCTGA
- a CDS encoding diacylglycerol/polyprenol kinase family protein gives MAPDTQRQLLGVCAVALWLAFVSGGALLLRSRWPEQKEWSRKLVHIGSGAVVLLAWGFGINRTIALGAALIATLLTSLNHRFRLLGAIEDVGRRSYGTIAYGASISLLLALFWPQQPEAVAAGVLVMAVGDGLAGLLGTGFRSPGWTLWGQRKSLLGTATMAAASLAVLTALSLASGTGPSTWAAAAPALLLITLVATLLEQIAVAGLDNFTVPVAVGVLWSQLST, from the coding sequence ATGGCGCCCGACACGCAGCGGCAGCTGCTGGGGGTCTGTGCGGTGGCCCTGTGGCTGGCCTTCGTGTCGGGCGGAGCCCTGTTGCTGCGCTCCCGCTGGCCGGAGCAGAAGGAGTGGAGCCGCAAGCTGGTTCACATCGGCTCCGGTGCGGTGGTGCTGCTGGCCTGGGGCTTCGGCATCAACCGCACCATCGCCCTGGGGGCCGCCCTCATCGCCACCCTCCTCACCAGCCTCAATCACCGCTTCCGGCTGCTGGGGGCGATCGAAGACGTGGGTCGCCGCAGCTACGGCACGATCGCCTACGGGGCCTCGATCAGCCTGCTGTTGGCCCTGTTCTGGCCGCAGCAGCCGGAGGCCGTGGCGGCAGGGGTGCTGGTGATGGCCGTGGGGGATGGCCTGGCCGGCCTGCTTGGGACCGGCTTTCGCTCCCCCGGCTGGACCCTCTGGGGCCAACGCAAATCCCTGCTGGGCACGGCCACCATGGCCGCCGCCAGCCTGGCCGTGCTGACGGCCCTCAGCCTGGCCAGCGGCACCGGCCCCAGCACCTGGGCTGCGGCCGCACCGGCCTTGCTGCTGATCACCCTCGTCGCCACCCTGCTGGAGCAGATCGCCGTGGCCGGCCTCGACAACTTCACGGTGCCGGTGGCGGTGGGTGTGCTCTGGAGTCAGCTCAGCACCTGA
- the ppk1 gene encoding polyphosphate kinase 1 translates to MSEPMVAPELYINRELSWIAFNQRVLAQALSEHTPLLEQAKFSAIFSNNLDEFFMVRVASLKSQVEAGVGSLSDDGHTPLQQLKIIRETLRPLLGQQQEHYRLYLKHQLAEHGVQLIDYERLNAHQKTWVNDYFQTAIFPVLTPLAVDPAHPFPFISNLSLNVAALIRDPDTGQQQFARVKVPQKNLPRFVTIPTELCTREPAPIFTAVPLEQVVAFNLQLLFPGMTIEGHYFFRVTRDADLELRDLEADDLMEALQEGLRKRRRGGEVVRLEVADEMPDEVVELLMEGTDVEADDLYRINGPLGLDDLMSLLSIPLPKLKDKPHKGRTHPALARAQKNRLEDGSIKAEEFESVFSVLRRGDVLLHHPFDLFSTSVEEFIGQAADDSSVLAIKMTLYRTSKDSPVIAALIRAAENGKQVMALVELKARFDEDNNIQWARQLERSGVHVVYGVLGLKTHTKIMLVVRKEKERLRSYAHIGTGNYNSKTSTLYTDLGLLTANPKIGQDLVELFNYLTGFSKQQSFRRLLVAPVTLRKGMEALIERETLHALEGRGGAIKAKMNALVDPRLIALLYEASQAGVQIDLVVRGMCSLRPGVEGVSDNIRVSSVIGRFLEHSRLFSFANGGEPEFFIGSADWMPRNLDRRVEAITPVEDSQLQWQLEQLLEAYLGDNSSAWDMHSDGSFERRQPEDEQRAVQKELIETWRGGFSARS, encoded by the coding sequence ATGAGCGAACCCATGGTGGCGCCGGAGCTCTACATCAACCGTGAACTGAGCTGGATCGCCTTCAACCAGCGGGTGCTGGCCCAGGCGCTGAGCGAGCACACCCCGCTGCTGGAGCAGGCCAAATTCAGCGCGATTTTCAGCAACAACCTCGATGAGTTCTTCATGGTGCGCGTGGCGTCCCTGAAGTCGCAGGTGGAGGCGGGCGTCGGCAGCCTCAGCGACGACGGCCACACGCCGTTGCAACAACTCAAGATCATCCGTGAAACCCTGCGCCCCCTGCTGGGGCAGCAGCAGGAGCACTACCGCCTCTACCTCAAGCACCAGCTCGCGGAACACGGCGTCCAGCTGATCGACTACGAACGGCTCAATGCCCACCAGAAGACCTGGGTCAACGACTACTTCCAGACCGCCATCTTTCCGGTGCTCACGCCCCTGGCGGTTGATCCGGCCCACCCCTTTCCCTTCATCAGCAACCTCAGCCTCAATGTGGCGGCCCTGATCCGTGACCCAGACACCGGCCAGCAGCAGTTCGCCCGGGTGAAGGTGCCGCAGAAGAACCTGCCCCGGTTCGTGACGATCCCCACCGAGCTCTGCACCCGGGAGCCGGCCCCGATCTTCACCGCCGTGCCCCTGGAACAGGTGGTGGCCTTCAACCTGCAGCTGCTGTTCCCCGGCATGACGATCGAGGGGCACTACTTCTTCCGGGTCACCCGCGACGCCGACCTGGAACTTCGTGACCTCGAGGCCGACGACCTGATGGAGGCCCTGCAGGAGGGCCTGCGCAAACGGCGCCGGGGCGGCGAGGTGGTGCGGCTGGAGGTGGCCGATGAGATGCCCGATGAGGTGGTGGAGCTTCTGATGGAGGGCACCGACGTGGAGGCCGACGACCTCTACCGGATCAATGGGCCTCTGGGTCTCGATGACCTGATGAGCCTGTTGTCGATCCCCCTGCCCAAGCTCAAGGACAAACCCCACAAGGGCCGCACCCACCCCGCCCTGGCCCGGGCCCAGAAGAACCGCCTGGAGGACGGCTCGATCAAGGCCGAGGAATTTGAGAGCGTGTTCTCGGTGCTGCGCCGGGGCGACGTGCTGCTGCACCACCCCTTCGATCTGTTCTCGACGTCGGTGGAGGAGTTCATCGGTCAGGCCGCCGACGATTCCTCGGTGCTGGCGATCAAGATGACGCTGTACCGCACCTCAAAGGATTCGCCGGTGATCGCGGCGCTGATTCGCGCCGCCGAGAACGGTAAACAGGTGATGGCCCTGGTGGAGCTCAAGGCCCGTTTCGACGAGGACAACAACATTCAGTGGGCTCGGCAGCTGGAGCGCTCCGGCGTGCACGTGGTCTACGGCGTGCTCGGGCTCAAGACCCACACCAAGATCATGCTGGTGGTGCGCAAGGAAAAGGAACGACTGCGCAGCTACGCCCACATCGGCACCGGCAACTACAACTCCAAGACCTCCACGCTCTACACCGATCTGGGCCTGCTCACGGCCAACCCGAAGATCGGCCAGGACCTTGTGGAACTGTTCAACTACCTCACCGGCTTCTCCAAGCAGCAGAGCTTCCGCCGGCTGCTGGTGGCCCCGGTCACCCTGCGCAAGGGGATGGAGGCGCTGATCGAGCGGGAAACACTTCACGCCCTCGAGGGCCGGGGCGGAGCGATCAAGGCCAAGATGAACGCCCTGGTGGACCCGCGCCTCATCGCCCTGCTCTACGAGGCCTCCCAGGCCGGCGTGCAGATCGATCTGGTGGTGCGGGGCATGTGCAGCCTCCGCCCCGGGGTCGAGGGGGTGAGCGACAACATTCGCGTCAGCAGCGTGATCGGTCGCTTCCTGGAGCACTCGCGCCTGTTCTCGTTTGCCAATGGCGGTGAACCGGAGTTCTTCATCGGCAGCGCCGACTGGATGCCCCGCAACCTGGACCGGCGAGTGGAGGCGATCACACCGGTGGAGGATTCCCAGTTGCAATGGCAACTGGAACAACTGCTGGAGGCGTATCTCGGCGACAACAGCAGCGCCTGGGACATGCACAGCGACGGCAGCTTCGAGCGGCGCCAGCCGGAGGACGAACAACGGGCGGTGCAGAAGGAGCTGATCGAGACCTGGCGAGGTGGTTTCAGCGCCCGCAGTTGA